One stretch of Streptomyces sp. MMBL 11-1 DNA includes these proteins:
- a CDS encoding class F sortase yields MGAPDRPAGNGRLLTGVTWAVLLLGLWIWGRDAGGGLGGLSGPTTGDVAAVGRPLGAELPPAHEPLDGAAPARVEVPSVGISAPVITRGLDRDGAIDPPPYDMPKTAGWYGDGAQPGARGAALFVGHVDTDTRPAVFYGLSAVKPGARIEVARTDGSVAEFTVDDVQLVTRTRFDAQKAYGPREDGRAELRLITCGGTYDHRTRSYTANVIVSAYLTGAQATAERNSQA; encoded by the coding sequence ATGGGAGCCCCGGACCGCCCGGCGGGAAACGGGCGACTGCTCACCGGAGTGACCTGGGCCGTGCTGCTGCTCGGCCTGTGGATCTGGGGCCGGGACGCCGGCGGCGGGCTCGGCGGCCTGTCGGGGCCCACCACCGGGGACGTGGCCGCGGTCGGCCGCCCCCTCGGGGCGGAGCTGCCCCCGGCCCACGAGCCGCTCGACGGGGCGGCCCCCGCACGCGTCGAGGTCCCCTCCGTGGGGATCTCGGCCCCCGTCATCACACGCGGCCTCGACCGGGACGGGGCCATCGACCCGCCCCCGTACGACATGCCGAAGACCGCCGGCTGGTACGGCGACGGCGCCCAGCCCGGCGCGAGGGGCGCGGCCCTGTTCGTCGGCCATGTCGACACCGACACCAGGCCCGCGGTCTTCTACGGGCTCAGCGCGGTGAAGCCGGGCGCCCGCATCGAGGTCGCCCGGACCGACGGCAGCGTCGCGGAGTTCACCGTGGACGACGTCCAGCTCGTCACCCGGACACGCTTCGACGCGCAGAAGGCGTACGGTCCCCGCGAGGACGGCCGGGCCGAGCTGCGGCTGATCACCTGCGGCGGAACGTACGACCACCGGACCCGCTCCTACACGGCGAACGTGATCGTCTCCGCCTATCTCACCGGCGCACAGGCCACGGCGGAGCGGAACAGCCAGGCCTGA
- a CDS encoding DNRLRE domain-containing protein, with protein MRRHIRLSAEGSARGGSGAARRLKALAVPLSVLLLAEVGVTAGTAVADGPQGKKVSDTAQAPARDGAAEAPDEASARAAAVAQERQVEVLGARTENTTLWANPDGTMTQETHAGPVRFREGTTWSAIDVDLERAEDGSVRAKSHPRGLELAGRTGAAGGDLVTLGNGPHEVSLGWQGALPEPVLKGNKATYVNVRPATDLVVEATRTGFEQYLVVKDRSAADAAASITLPLTAKGLNAARNADHSVTFTDAKTEKTVGRLPAPVMWDASRNKQGLAATNRAAVGLEVAGQGQDLELRLTPDRKFLADKDTKFPVTIDPAVFFGTNFDTAVREGVTEDLSASIDLPVGREYGKQAARSFVHFPRNFVVSGKEILNAELNLYSVWSDSCEPRSWELWDTGLTSASTRWSNQPAWRSKAATSTETLGHSPACGSQWIQTDVTGLVKEWATADRAENAIGIRATDEADTTAYKIFASGDAPSNGPSMLVTYEVPADPVKDHVTYWNDVLQASYRQIGGAPGPLARAGAMMHGAVYDAANSAQCAQGAAKCLGDPYLVKVASPGELPDINSAIDHAAFDVLRSVYPQLNFDQELADARSTIPAGVTSAQRAAGTSVGQQAAAAMLQDRQNDGATSNTAYTPSTAPGQWRPTGSGSAATPGWGLVKPFGLTSGSQFRPKSLPTLAGSSDVLKSAEYARQVNQVKSLGKSDSTQRTADQTRAALFWANDLDGTYKPPGQLFEFTQTVSRDRGLSVTANAKLFALTAFSMADAGVVAWDAKYRTDLDLWRPESAVRLDGDGNAATTVDPNWQPLSQDRNGQHFSPPFPAYVSGHATFGGAWAKAMEQWFATDQVTFTATTEDPNAVGVTRTFSSFSAAANENAVGRVWLGVHYDWDGTEGVSSGAAAAGYIAANKVKSNTAATWVAYETLKNLGGCDALGKKLVAEHRWSTYRCERVTTANTDHALSVK; from the coding sequence ATGCGAAGACACATACGCCTGTCCGCGGAGGGGTCCGCGCGAGGCGGCAGCGGCGCGGCACGACGGCTGAAGGCACTGGCCGTACCGCTGTCCGTGCTGCTGCTGGCCGAGGTCGGTGTGACGGCCGGTACCGCGGTCGCCGACGGCCCGCAGGGCAAGAAGGTGTCCGACACCGCTCAGGCGCCCGCGCGCGACGGGGCCGCCGAGGCTCCGGACGAGGCGTCGGCCCGTGCCGCAGCCGTCGCCCAGGAGCGTCAGGTCGAGGTTCTCGGCGCACGTACGGAGAACACCACGCTCTGGGCCAACCCCGACGGCACCATGACGCAGGAGACCCACGCCGGACCGGTCCGGTTCCGCGAGGGCACGACCTGGTCCGCCATCGACGTCGACCTGGAGAGGGCCGAGGACGGTTCGGTGCGGGCCAAGAGCCACCCTCGCGGCCTTGAGCTCGCCGGCCGTACCGGCGCCGCCGGCGGCGACCTGGTGACGCTCGGCAACGGGCCGCACGAGGTCAGCCTGGGCTGGCAGGGCGCACTGCCCGAGCCCGTGCTGAAGGGCAACAAGGCCACCTACGTAAACGTCCGGCCCGCGACCGACCTGGTGGTCGAGGCGACGCGGACCGGGTTCGAGCAGTATCTGGTGGTCAAGGACCGGTCGGCGGCCGACGCGGCGGCTTCCATCACCCTGCCTCTCACGGCGAAGGGCCTGAACGCGGCGCGGAACGCGGACCACTCGGTCACGTTCACCGACGCCAAGACGGAGAAGACCGTGGGCAGGCTCCCTGCCCCGGTGATGTGGGACGCCTCCCGCAACAAGCAGGGGCTCGCGGCGACCAACCGCGCCGCGGTGGGCCTGGAGGTCGCGGGGCAGGGCCAGGACCTGGAGCTGCGCCTGACCCCCGACCGGAAGTTCCTCGCGGACAAGGACACGAAGTTCCCGGTCACCATCGACCCGGCCGTCTTCTTCGGCACCAACTTCGACACCGCCGTACGCGAGGGCGTGACCGAGGACCTCTCCGCCTCCATCGACCTGCCCGTCGGCCGGGAGTACGGCAAGCAGGCGGCACGCTCCTTCGTGCACTTCCCGAGGAACTTCGTCGTCTCGGGCAAGGAGATCCTCAACGCGGAGCTGAACCTCTACTCGGTCTGGTCCGACTCCTGCGAGCCGAGGTCGTGGGAGCTGTGGGACACCGGGCTCACGTCGGCCTCCACCCGCTGGAGCAACCAGCCCGCCTGGCGTTCGAAGGCCGCGACCTCCACGGAGACCCTCGGCCACTCCCCGGCCTGCGGCTCCCAGTGGATCCAGACCGATGTCACCGGCCTGGTGAAGGAATGGGCCACGGCCGACCGCGCGGAGAACGCCATCGGCATCCGCGCCACCGACGAGGCCGACACCACGGCGTACAAGATCTTCGCCTCCGGCGACGCGCCGAGCAACGGGCCGTCGATGCTGGTCACCTACGAGGTCCCGGCCGACCCGGTCAAGGACCACGTCACCTACTGGAACGACGTACTGCAGGCGTCCTACCGTCAGATCGGCGGCGCTCCGGGACCGCTGGCCCGGGCCGGCGCGATGATGCACGGCGCGGTCTACGACGCGGCGAACTCCGCCCAGTGCGCCCAGGGCGCCGCCAAGTGCCTGGGAGACCCCTACCTCGTCAAGGTCGCCTCGCCCGGTGAACTGCCGGACATCAACAGCGCCATCGACCACGCGGCCTTCGACGTGCTGCGGTCGGTGTACCCGCAGCTGAACTTCGACCAGGAGCTGGCGGACGCGCGTTCCACCATCCCGGCCGGGGTCACCTCCGCCCAGCGCGCGGCGGGCACCTCCGTCGGCCAGCAGGCCGCCGCGGCCATGCTCCAGGACCGGCAGAACGACGGGGCGACCAGCAACACCGCCTACACGCCCAGCACCGCCCCCGGGCAGTGGCGTCCCACGGGAAGCGGCAGCGCCGCCACCCCGGGCTGGGGCCTGGTCAAGCCGTTCGGCCTGACGTCCGGCTCCCAGTTCCGCCCCAAGAGCCTTCCCACGCTCGCCGGAAGCTCCGATGTGCTGAAGAGCGCGGAGTACGCCCGGCAGGTCAACCAGGTGAAGTCCCTCGGGAAGTCCGACTCGACGCAGCGCACGGCCGACCAGACCCGGGCGGCCCTCTTCTGGGCCAACGACCTGGACGGCACCTACAAGCCCCCGGGCCAGCTCTTCGAGTTCACCCAGACCGTCTCGCGCGACCGCGGTCTGTCCGTCACCGCCAACGCGAAGCTGTTCGCGCTGACCGCCTTCTCCATGGCGGACGCCGGCGTCGTCGCCTGGGACGCCAAGTACCGGACCGACCTCGACCTGTGGCGTCCGGAGTCCGCGGTCCGTCTGGACGGCGACGGCAACGCGGCCACCACGGTCGACCCCAACTGGCAGCCTCTGTCGCAGGACCGCAACGGCCAGCACTTCTCCCCGCCCTTCCCCGCCTACGTCTCGGGGCACGCCACGTTCGGCGGCGCGTGGGCGAAGGCGATGGAGCAGTGGTTCGCCACCGACCAGGTCACCTTCACCGCGACCACCGAGGACCCGAACGCCGTCGGTGTGACACGGACGTTCAGCAGCTTCTCGGCCGCGGCGAACGAGAACGCCGTCGGCCGGGTGTGGCTGGGCGTTCACTACGACTGGGACGGCACCGAGGGTGTCTCCTCCGGTGCTGCGGCCGCCGGCTACATCGCGGCGAACAAGGTGAAGAGCAACACGGCAGCCACCTGGGTCGCCTACGAGACCCTGAAGAACCTCGGTGGCTGTGATGCGCTGGGCAAGAAGCTGGTCGCCGAGCACCGCTGGTCCACCTACCGGTGCGAGCGGGTCACCACCGCGAACACCGACCACGCGCTCTCCGTCAAGTAG
- a CDS encoding HAD-IIA family hydrolase, whose protein sequence is MAERKPISSWLTDMDGVLIHEGTPIPGADAFIKRLRDSGLPFLVLTNNSIYTARDLHARLKRMGLDVPVENIWTSALATAQFLDDQRPGGTAYVIGEAGLTTALHDIGYVLTDHDPDYVVLGETRTYSFEALTKAIRLINAGARFICTNPDETGPSAEGPLPATGSVAALITKATGKDPYFAGKPNPLMMRTGLNAIGAHSETSAMIGDRMDTDVLAGLEAGMQTFLVLTGLTTVADIDRYPYGPSHVVESIADLVDLIDLPDQVDQGKQTGKAGKPDVSA, encoded by the coding sequence ATGGCAGAGCGCAAGCCCATCTCATCCTGGCTCACCGACATGGACGGCGTCCTCATCCACGAGGGCACCCCCATCCCCGGTGCCGATGCCTTCATCAAGCGGCTGCGGGATTCCGGGCTGCCCTTCCTCGTCCTCACCAACAACTCCATCTACACCGCGCGCGACCTGCACGCCCGGCTGAAGCGCATGGGCCTGGACGTGCCCGTGGAGAACATCTGGACCTCCGCGCTCGCCACCGCCCAGTTCCTGGACGACCAGCGGCCCGGCGGTACGGCGTATGTCATCGGTGAGGCCGGCCTCACCACCGCCCTGCACGACATCGGGTACGTCCTCACCGACCACGACCCGGACTACGTGGTGCTCGGCGAGACCCGGACGTACAGCTTCGAGGCGCTCACCAAGGCGATCCGGCTGATCAACGCGGGCGCCCGCTTCATCTGCACCAACCCCGACGAGACCGGCCCGTCCGCCGAGGGCCCGCTGCCCGCCACCGGTTCGGTCGCCGCGCTCATCACCAAGGCCACCGGCAAGGACCCGTACTTCGCGGGCAAGCCGAACCCCCTGATGATGCGGACCGGTCTCAACGCCATCGGCGCGCACTCCGAGACCAGCGCCATGATCGGCGACCGGATGGACACCGACGTCCTCGCCGGCCTGGAAGCGGGCATGCAGACCTTCCTGGTCCTCACCGGGCTGACGACCGTCGCGGACATCGACCGCTACCCGTACGGTCCCTCGCACGTCGTCGAGTCCATCGCCGACCTGGTGGACCTCATCGACCTGCCGGACCAGGTGGACCAGGGGAAACAGACGGGCAAGGCCGGCAAGCCGGACGTGTCCGCGTAG
- the ehuA gene encoding ectoine/hydroxyectoine ABC transporter ATP-binding protein EhuA — translation MATEPLPIEKTESPGPAAAPEDAAPATARTGEPLVRFDKVVKRYGDHVVLDELDFTVDRGEHVTLIGPSGSGKTTILRLLMTLEKISGGVIWVDGSPLSHVRAPDGSLKPAGEKQLRESRKKIGMVFQQFNLFPNMKVIENITEAPVSVLGKSREEAEVRARELLDLVGLSAKVDAHPSQLSGGQQQRVAIARALAMEPEILLLDEVTSALDPELVAGVLELLGDIARNTDITMLCVTHEMNFARDVSKKVLMFDAGRVVESGSPEKIFSDPSHERTREFLNAVL, via the coding sequence CGCGCGCACGGGCGAACCGCTGGTGCGGTTCGACAAGGTGGTGAAGCGCTACGGCGACCATGTGGTCCTGGACGAGCTGGACTTCACCGTGGACCGCGGCGAGCACGTCACCCTGATCGGGCCCAGCGGCTCGGGCAAGACCACCATCCTGCGGCTGCTGATGACGCTGGAGAAGATCAGCGGCGGGGTGATCTGGGTCGACGGCTCCCCGCTGTCCCACGTCCGCGCCCCGGACGGCTCGCTGAAGCCCGCGGGCGAGAAGCAGCTGCGCGAGTCCCGGAAGAAGATCGGGATGGTGTTCCAGCAGTTCAACCTCTTCCCGAACATGAAGGTGATCGAGAACATCACCGAGGCCCCGGTCAGCGTGCTCGGCAAGAGCCGCGAGGAGGCCGAGGTGCGGGCCCGGGAACTGCTGGACCTGGTCGGCCTCTCCGCCAAGGTCGACGCCCATCCCTCGCAGCTCTCCGGCGGCCAGCAGCAGCGGGTCGCCATCGCCCGTGCCCTCGCGATGGAGCCGGAGATCCTGCTCCTGGACGAGGTGACATCGGCGCTCGACCCGGAGCTGGTGGCGGGCGTACTGGAGCTGCTGGGGGACATCGCCCGCAACACCGACATCACCATGCTCTGCGTGACCCACGAGATGAACTTCGCCCGGGACGTCTCGAAGAAGGTGCTGATGTTCGACGCGGGACGGGTCGTGGAGTCCGGATCCCCGGAGAAAATCTTCTCCGACCCGTCACACGAACGTACGCGCGAGTTCCTCAACGCGGTGCTGTGA
- a CDS encoding IclR family transcriptional regulator, giving the protein MALKPEPTAPFHSVQYALRVLETVSQHGNGVTDAQISRETGLPTGHLASLLLTLRREGYVEQTSDGAYVMGASLLLLGSGAARRQALEDRLQHILAELRDSVGAAVYLSRYVDGEVRVEQVADGPLTPAVNEWVDFRSSAHASAVGKCLLSQLDHDGRRDHISRHRTARLTSRTITSEKILFSQLDAQSTTVPVLDLQEYAVGTVCAAVPLTAGSAAGCLALSLPIEDAHRLREAAETLSRRAAPVLLSLAL; this is encoded by the coding sequence GTGGCGTTGAAGCCCGAGCCGACCGCGCCGTTCCACTCGGTGCAGTACGCCCTGCGGGTGCTGGAAACCGTCTCCCAGCACGGCAACGGCGTCACCGATGCCCAGATCTCCCGCGAGACGGGGCTGCCGACCGGCCACCTCGCCTCACTGCTCCTCACGCTGCGCCGCGAGGGATATGTGGAGCAGACCAGCGACGGCGCGTACGTCATGGGCGCCTCGCTGCTGCTGCTCGGCTCCGGGGCGGCCCGCCGCCAGGCCCTGGAGGACCGCCTCCAGCACATCCTGGCCGAGCTGCGCGACTCCGTCGGCGCGGCGGTCTATCTCAGCCGGTATGTCGACGGCGAGGTCAGAGTGGAGCAGGTCGCGGACGGACCGCTGACACCGGCGGTCAACGAGTGGGTGGACTTCCGCTCCTCCGCGCACGCCAGCGCGGTCGGCAAGTGCCTGCTGTCCCAGCTCGACCACGACGGGCGGCGCGACCACATCTCCCGGCACCGGACAGCGCGGCTCACCTCCCGGACGATCACCAGCGAGAAGATCCTCTTCTCCCAGCTGGACGCCCAGTCCACCACGGTCCCGGTGCTGGACCTCCAGGAGTACGCGGTGGGCACCGTCTGCGCGGCCGTGCCGCTGACGGCCGGCTCCGCCGCGGGCTGCCTCGCCCTGTCGCTGCCGATCGAGGACGCGCACCGGCTGCGGGAGGCGGCCGAGACCCTCAGCCGCCGGGCGGCGCCGGTCCTGCTGTCGCTGGCGCTGTAA
- a CDS encoding lytic polysaccharide monooxygenase auxiliary activity family 9 protein → MRKKTGAAVIGLAIAGVSVLATTSASSHGYTDSPISRQKLCANGTVTGCGNIQWEPQSVEGLKGFPAAGPADGKICAGGNGQFAQLDDPRGGNWPATQVTGGQGYSFRWQFTARHSTSDFRYYITKDGWDSTKPLTRAALESQPFMTVPYGNKQPPSTLTHQGTIPTQKNGKHIILAVWNVADTPNAFYACSDVKF, encoded by the coding sequence ATGCGGAAAAAGACAGGCGCGGCCGTGATCGGTCTGGCGATAGCGGGCGTCTCGGTGCTCGCGACCACGAGCGCCAGCAGCCACGGCTACACGGACTCCCCGATCAGCCGTCAGAAGCTCTGTGCCAACGGCACGGTGACCGGCTGCGGCAACATCCAGTGGGAGCCGCAGAGCGTCGAGGGGCTCAAGGGCTTCCCGGCGGCAGGACCGGCGGACGGCAAGATCTGCGCCGGCGGCAACGGGCAGTTCGCCCAGCTCGACGACCCGCGTGGCGGCAACTGGCCCGCCACCCAGGTCACCGGCGGACAGGGCTACAGCTTCCGCTGGCAGTTCACCGCCCGCCACTCCACCAGCGACTTCCGCTACTACATCACCAAGGACGGCTGGGACTCCACCAAGCCGCTCACCCGGGCCGCGCTCGAATCGCAGCCCTTCATGACCGTGCCGTACGGCAACAAGCAGCCGCCGTCCACGCTGACCCACCAGGGCACGATTCCCACGCAGAAGAACGGCAAGCACATCATCCTCGCCGTCTGGAACGTCGCGGACACCCCCAACGCGTTCTACGCCTGCTCCGACGTCAAGTTCTGA
- a CDS encoding peptidoglycan-binding protein has translation MTVPVFEEYEPAIDCGCAGCAVRRRSAARALPVRRGGHPAAHGARRALVLATAAGVVLSCGAAGAAEAAGHAPRAPHADGGSDPEPATPQGEKGPLRGAGASGPPSAGSAAPKTTRADIIARAARWVSAKVPYSMEAYWSDGYRQDCSGYVSMAWNLGSNEWTGSLAAYGTRIARADLQPGDILLFHNPADPSEGSHVTIFGGWADSAHTRYVAYEQARPRTRKQSTPLAYWNNSDRYVAYRYKGVTDGSPGSGSSTAFPGADRFGPGADNKYVTELGRMLVQRGGARFYAVGPGPVWGTADRRATQAFQRAQGWQGEEADGVPGPDTWRLLATGGGRSIPAAGAGGSPSTAVAFPGRGYFKPGQYNSHVDRLGEQLVKKGYGKHYVSGPDPRWTEADRRNVEAFQRAQGWRGGAADGYPGPETWRRLFA, from the coding sequence ATGACTGTGCCGGTCTTCGAGGAGTACGAACCCGCCATCGACTGCGGATGCGCGGGGTGCGCCGTGCGGCGGCGCTCCGCCGCGAGGGCCCTGCCGGTCCGGCGCGGTGGTCACCCGGCCGCGCACGGTGCGCGCCGCGCCCTGGTGCTGGCCACGGCCGCCGGGGTGGTCCTCTCCTGCGGCGCCGCGGGTGCGGCCGAGGCCGCCGGCCATGCCCCCCGGGCCCCGCACGCCGACGGGGGATCCGACCCCGAGCCGGCCACCCCGCAGGGTGAGAAGGGGCCGCTCCGGGGCGCCGGCGCCTCGGGCCCGCCGTCCGCCGGATCGGCCGCGCCGAAGACGACCCGGGCCGACATCATCGCCCGGGCCGCGAGGTGGGTGAGCGCGAAGGTCCCGTACAGCATGGAGGCGTACTGGTCGGACGGCTACCGCCAGGACTGCTCCGGCTATGTGTCGATGGCCTGGAACCTCGGCAGCAACGAGTGGACCGGCAGCCTCGCCGCCTACGGGACCCGGATCGCCCGCGCCGACCTCCAGCCCGGCGACATCCTCCTCTTCCACAACCCGGCCGACCCCTCCGAGGGCTCGCACGTCACGATCTTCGGCGGCTGGGCCGACTCCGCGCACACCCGCTACGTCGCCTACGAGCAGGCGCGCCCGCGGACGCGGAAGCAGTCGACGCCCCTGGCGTACTGGAACAACTCCGACCGTTATGTGGCATACCGCTACAAAGGAGTCACGGATGGATCGCCCGGCTCCGGATCCTCCACCGCCTTCCCCGGGGCCGACCGGTTCGGCCCCGGCGCCGACAACAAGTACGTCACCGAGCTCGGCCGGATGCTGGTCCAGCGGGGCGGCGCGCGCTTCTACGCGGTCGGCCCCGGGCCCGTGTGGGGTACGGCGGACCGGCGCGCGACCCAGGCGTTCCAGCGGGCGCAGGGCTGGCAGGGCGAGGAGGCGGACGGTGTCCCGGGCCCGGACACCTGGCGCCTGCTGGCCACCGGCGGCGGACGGAGCATTCCCGCCGCCGGGGCGGGCGGCAGCCCGAGTACAGCGGTCGCGTTCCCCGGACGCGGCTATTTCAAGCCGGGTCAGTACAACAGCCATGTCGACCGGCTCGGCGAACAGTTGGTGAAGAAGGGATACGGCAAGCACTACGTGTCGGGCCCCGACCCGCGCTGGACCGAGGCCGACCGCCGCAACGTCGAGGCGTTCCAGCGGGCCCAGGGCTGGCGCGGCGGTGCGGCCGATGGTTACCCGGGGCCGGAGACCTGGCGCCGGCTCTTCGCCTGA
- a CDS encoding SPFH domain-containing protein, which produces MTPNDDQTPRTTSPSPSTPTPDPDPHFLDDQFPPSLFAPPGKGSPPPLFGPAVDRTPPPEQELPPRPDAARAPAAKPEPVRVPGAESAGVLEANAEPPPPLAGRAGRGSPPPLFGPVVDRPPPPDGELPPAPAPAPAPAPPSPSPSPSPSPSASVPASPSDDEPGPALSGRGGRDSAPPDAGSVPPAIARTGAPEPSNVSPHLGPGPDRRTGGPVPSAPVDGSPAPGGPGGDRTTSGRPAPARPVPLDGNLHLKPVRRSRTAEPSAEWTPHPSYGAEPEAGKGSARKDPAGRRPRGAPARGAVDDPGPDTELDLVLDLAPGDRAASARFSVPGPGHVSLPVSASPAAAEPSAPTTATPANPGRRHSVIANETTASIPVHLLFRDDQESAGPAGPAGPTAAALPAAVVRRPATGDRSPATRKPPVPRSPQTRVRPSTRPAPVADPRLAERPGPALPGSAALLVGAAGIAGGLAVLWWRGALPTAWQTAVGLTPRADLGVGFGAWVLLGLLATVVLLALGGLGRGRVGHAWVLTLFGDYRGSVRRTGLVWVSPLLLRRRVDVRLRHWRSEPLPAVDANGTALRVVVLVVWRINDTVRAVLGIEDHEAYLSAQVEAAMARVLSQLPADAFHEDAPSLRDAEAVGDALTRMLKADCEPVGVEVYSAQPTGIEYAPEVAAAMQRRRIAAIDSMHRDSVLTSVVDAVDDTVNRLTTRGIVELDDYERKALVKDLTVAFYTGRSGGGDGG; this is translated from the coding sequence GTGACCCCCAACGACGACCAGACCCCCCGGACCACCTCCCCCTCCCCCTCCACCCCCACCCCCGACCCCGACCCCCACTTCCTGGACGACCAGTTCCCGCCGTCCCTCTTCGCGCCACCGGGCAAGGGGAGCCCGCCCCCGCTCTTCGGCCCCGCTGTCGACAGGACCCCGCCGCCGGAGCAGGAGCTTCCGCCACGACCGGACGCCGCGCGCGCGCCGGCCGCGAAGCCCGAGCCCGTACGGGTGCCGGGCGCGGAGTCCGCGGGGGTGCTGGAAGCGAACGCCGAGCCCCCGCCGCCGCTGGCCGGTCGCGCGGGCAGGGGCTCCCCGCCTCCGCTCTTCGGCCCCGTCGTCGACAGGCCCCCGCCGCCGGACGGCGAGCTCCCGCCTGCGCCTGCGCCTGCGCCCGCGCCCGCGCCTCCGTCCCCTTCACCTTCGCCGTCACCGTCACCGTCTGCGTCCGTACCTGCGTCTCCGTCGGACGACGAGCCCGGGCCGGCGCTGTCCGGCCGGGGCGGCCGGGACTCCGCCCCGCCGGACGCCGGTAGCGTTCCGCCCGCGATCGCTCGGACCGGAGCCCCGGAGCCCTCGAACGTGAGCCCGCACCTCGGCCCCGGCCCGGACCGCCGGACGGGCGGGCCGGTCCCGTCGGCCCCTGTCGACGGCAGTCCCGCCCCCGGTGGTCCTGGCGGCGACCGCACCACCTCCGGCCGTCCCGCCCCCGCGCGCCCCGTGCCGCTCGACGGGAACCTCCACCTCAAGCCCGTCCGGCGTTCGAGGACGGCGGAACCCTCGGCGGAATGGACCCCGCATCCGTCCTACGGGGCCGAGCCGGAGGCCGGAAAGGGTTCCGCCCGGAAGGATCCGGCCGGACGCCGCCCCCGGGGCGCCCCCGCCAGGGGGGCCGTGGACGACCCCGGGCCCGACACCGAGCTGGACCTCGTCCTGGACCTGGCCCCCGGTGACCGGGCCGCCTCCGCCAGGTTCTCCGTACCCGGGCCCGGACACGTATCCCTTCCCGTATCCGCCTCCCCGGCCGCCGCCGAGCCCTCCGCGCCGACCACGGCGACGCCCGCGAACCCCGGCCGCCGCCACTCCGTCATCGCCAACGAGACCACCGCCTCCATCCCCGTACACCTCCTCTTCCGGGACGACCAGGAGTCCGCGGGCCCGGCCGGCCCGGCCGGGCCGACCGCGGCGGCGCTGCCCGCGGCCGTCGTCCGTCGCCCCGCCACCGGGGACCGCTCGCCCGCCACCCGGAAGCCCCCCGTCCCGCGTTCGCCGCAGACCCGGGTGCGGCCGTCCACCCGGCCCGCCCCGGTCGCCGACCCCCGGCTCGCCGAACGCCCGGGCCCCGCCCTGCCCGGCTCCGCAGCCCTGCTCGTCGGCGCGGCCGGGATCGCCGGCGGGCTGGCCGTCCTGTGGTGGCGCGGCGCGCTCCCCACCGCCTGGCAGACGGCCGTCGGCCTCACCCCGCGGGCCGACCTCGGCGTCGGCTTCGGAGCCTGGGTCCTGCTCGGCCTCCTCGCCACCGTGGTGCTCCTCGCGCTCGGCGGCCTCGGCCGGGGCAGGGTCGGGCACGCGTGGGTGCTGACGCTCTTCGGCGACTACCGGGGCAGCGTCCGGCGCACCGGCCTCGTCTGGGTCTCGCCCCTCCTGCTGCGCCGCCGCGTCGACGTGCGGCTGCGGCACTGGCGCAGCGAACCGCTGCCCGCCGTCGACGCGAACGGCACCGCGCTCCGCGTGGTCGTCCTCGTGGTGTGGCGGATCAACGACACGGTCCGGGCCGTCCTCGGCATCGAGGACCACGAGGCGTACCTGAGCGCACAGGTCGAGGCCGCGATGGCCCGGGTCCTCTCGCAGCTGCCCGCCGACGCGTTCCACGAGGACGCCCCGAGCCTGCGCGACGCGGAGGCGGTCGGTGACGCGCTGACCCGGATGCTGAAGGCGGACTGCGAACCCGTGGGCGTGGAGGTGTACTCGGCGCAGCCGACCGGCATCGAGTACGCCCCCGAGGTCGCGGCGGCGATGCAGCGGCGGCGGATCGCCGCGATCGACTCGATGCACCGGGACAGCGTGCTCACCTCCGTGGTGGACGCGGTCGACGACACGGTCAACCGGCTCACCACGCGTGGCATCGTCGAACTCGACGACTACGAACGCAAGGCACTCGTCAAGGACTTGACGGTCGCCTTCTACACCGGTCGCAGTGGGGGAGGGGACGGGGGCTGA